A window of the Brassica napus cultivar Da-Ae chromosome C5, Da-Ae, whole genome shotgun sequence genome harbors these coding sequences:
- the LOC125587208 gene encoding uncharacterized protein LOC125587208: protein MENIERGQPSIDGNTFPSSDDESEESTDTESPTSIDTAQPEAGNEKVVQTELNGQMSNETSQTKQGTEIPVKENSTLTKSEDIKLSIQDYLDPCRTYSNRSAIKIPGDDTKKSKFNADYYRMVRQNPICGSLPEHPQDHIETLEELIPDEYDHCKLFSFSLEGEALRWLNCLATGSLTCWEEIRRAFLREFFTDERYWEVRKQISTFRQGPRESFKNAWGRFRGYELECPHHGYSEPQLLNIFYGGVNLSYKTTLDTASDGNFITRNPEGARRLIKNMTTGRSYEKMDEEIEKTTNPKDNSDLLEIKNSLKSLHSFLQNKHRSDIAQIDKNALSDTDVYSDEETNCSDPSSVFHVESFTQAYDTALKSRTGRERFNIRQALIGNRKTKSEFYGKINMVYGELMEKADSLGELIRKLEGQVAEIATAIKRDAGCLPGRTDLNPRRQVSAVMLRSGKNLAAGTRNNSDVGKPDDADETRKINSHPIFLDELDPNPSQDNRKTTAEKAKEKAIDLELEEDTEIEDEIDRQHGTDVDRPKTPTIDQQPEEPIDRRSTQPEPIIERVCRTLPPFPPKTQTKKSLENAICKKALDRISVEMSLSDAIKIAPSIKKYIKDMTSPNYPIAEHSVMMISEEVSAMIKGETPTKRSDPGSFVLDCKIENTRFPRSLCDLGSSVNLMPYSVAVMLGYIEFMPTPITLVLADRSIRVPEGILEDIPIKINDCIVPTDFVVLKYRQEPKDPLILGRPFLATAGDLIDVKEG from the coding sequence ATGGAGAATATAGAGCGcggccaaccatcgatcgacggaaaTACGTTTCCATCGAGCGACGATGAGTCGGAGGAATCGACCGATACGGAGtcaccaacatcgatcgataccgccCAGCCGGAAGCAGGTAATGAGAAAGTAGTCCAAACTGAACTAAATGGTCAAATGAGCAATGAAACTAGCCAAACTAAACAGGGGACTGAAATCCCTGTTAAGGAAAATTCCACCTTAACTAAAAGTGAAGATATAAAATTGTCCATACAAGACTACCTTGATCCTTGTAggacctattccaataggtccgcTATTAAAATACCAGGAGACGATACCAAGAAATCTAAGTTTAACGCAGATTACTACCGTATGGTTCGTCAAAACCCAATCTGTGGATCCCTCCCAGAACACCCACAAGATCATATTGAGACTTTGGAAGAATTAATACCAGATGAATATGATCATTGCAAACTATTCTCATTCTCCCTAGAAGGAGAAGCCCTCAGGTGGTTGAACTGTTTAGCAACAGGATCACTCACTTGTTGGGAAGAGATTAGAAGAGCTTTCCTTAGAGAATTTTTCACTGATGAACGCTACTGGGAAgtaagaaaacaaatttctacATTTCGCCAAGGTCCACGCGAATCATTTAAAAATGCTTGGGGAAGATTCAGAGGCTATGAACTTGAATGTCCCCATCATGGTTATTCAGaaccacaacttcttaacatctTTTATGGAGGTGTTAATTTGAGCTACAAAACCACACTCGATACAGCGAGTGATGGAAATTTCATCACTAGGAATCCCGAAGGAGCTAGACGCCTTATCAAGAATATGACAACGGGAAGGTCCTATGAAAAAATGgatgaagaaatagaaaaaactaCAAATCCAAAAGACAATTCTGATTTATTAGAAATTAAGAATTCCCTTAAATCCCTTCATtcctttcttcaaaacaaacacCGATCTGATATAGCCCAGATCGACAAAAACGCTTTGTCTGACACCGATGTTTATTCggatgaagaaaccaactgctCTGATCCTTCCTCTGTTTTTCATGTCGAGAGCtttacccaagcttatgacaCTGCTTTAAAATCACGTACCGGAAGAGAGAGGTTCAATATCAGACAAGCTCTTATTGGCAACCGTAAGACGAAATCGGAGTTTTACGGCAAGATAAATATGGTTTACGGAGAATTGATGGAAAAAGCAGATTCTTTAGGAGAACTAATCCGAAAATTAGAAGGTCAAGTGGCTGAGATAGCAACTGCAATAAAGAGAGATGCTGGATGTCTTCCCGGAAGGACTGATCTAAACCCAAGACGTCAAGTCAGTGCCGTAATGCTGCGCAGCGGGAAAAACCTCGCAGCAGGCACGAGGAATAATTCAGATGTTGGAAAACCTGACGATGCCGATGAGACCAGGAAAATCAACTCTCATCCCATTTTTCTTGACGAACTAGACCCAAATCCATCTCAAGACAACCGGAAAACCACAGCTGAAAAGGCTAAGGAAAAGGCAATAGACTTAGAACTAGAAGAAGATACGGAGATTGAGGATGAGATCGATCGACAGCATGGAACTGACGTTGATCGACCCAAAACACCCACCATCGATCAACAACCGGAggaacccatcgatcgacggtctaCTCAACCCGAACCCATAATTGAAAGAGTCTGTAGAACTTTACCCCCTTTTCCTCCTAAAACGCAAACTAAGAAATCATTAGAGAACGCAATCTGCAAGAAAGCCTTAGATAGAATTTCTGTCGAGATGTCTCTTAGCGATGCTATAAAAATAGCACCTTCAATTAAGAAGTATATAAAAGATATGACATCTCCAAACTATCCAATCGCAGAACACAGTGTGATGATGATTTCAGAAGAAGTAAGTGCTATGATTAAAGGAGAAACTCCAACGAAGAGATCCGATCCTGGTAGTTTCGTCCTAGACTGTAAGATAGAAAACACGCGTTTCCCTAGATCACTATGTGACCTCGGTTCTAGCGTGAACCTTATGCCTTACTCTGTTGCTGTGATGTTAGGATATATAGAGTTTATGCCAACTCCGATCACCCTGGTTTTAGCTGATAGATCTATTAGGGTACCCGAAGGAATTCTCGAAGATATTCCCATAAAGATTAACGATTGCATCGTGCCTACGGATTTTGTTGTGTTGAAATACAGACAAGAACCCAAAGACCCCCTCATTCTGGGTCGGCctttcctagctacagctgGAGATCTCATTGACGTCAAGGAAGGATGA